The DNA window GTGTGATATTTAGAAAagtaaagataatatatatatatatatatatatatattataatatataataaaaaataatatacatatatatattaaataaaagttagaaCAACTTTTAaccatcaaacaaaatatttgagttatatattattgaacATATTTGTTTCGAACTAGAATCAAATATAGATATAAACAGAGTCGACTCGAACCATTTGTGAACGCTTATGTTTATGTCATATTTAGAACATAATGGTACTTGAGGATCTATTTGAATATCTCGTGATATTTTAGGTGCCGTTTTGATATTAAACTGAAAGAAGGTTTTAACCTTTGTTGCCGGTTGAGAATTGGCCGGATACGAAGGGATTGCAAAACCAGCGAAAAACGATTCAAGAGGTAGAGAGCGAATATGACAGCGCATGGAAGTAGTAAGAGCAAGAGAGAATCGTCCTCATCGAAGAAGAGTGGGAGTCTCAAGAGGAGCAGGAAAGATGACGATCCAAAGGCGCTTTCTGAATCGGACTATGAATCTTCGCCGAGGCACCGAAGTCGCGACTCGAGCAGAAGAAATAGCAGAAGGCGACGGAATCAGTCGAAGGATTCAGATTACTCCGGTTCCGATGATGATAGCGGGCAGgggaggaagaagaggaggtCTTCATCATCAAGGAAGATAACAGACGAGGAGATCGCCGAGTACATGGCTAAGAAAGCACAAAAGAAGGTGTGCATCGTCTGCTatgattcaattttaaattctcGCCTTTTGATTATTCACGTGCTAGAGATGGTCGAGATTTGTGACATCGTTCTCCATGAATGTTGCTTAGGCAGCTAAGGTTGCGAAGAAGATGAAATCGCAGAATGTCTCTGGTTACTCCAACGATTCTAATCCTTTTGGTGACTCCAATCTGGGTGAGAAGTAAGTCTATGTCTCGATTAACACTAGTTTTCTATCCCACAATTTCAATATTCATGTTGTTTTTGCGGGGTTTATGCCAATTAAGttgatttttgaatttaatttatcaatttattatggTTCTATTTATTTTCACTAAAGTTTGGCTTTTCTTTACCTTCACTTGTTGAACTTTGGATCCACATGTCTGATAGGATTTATAATGGTTCTAACCCAAGCTAATAGATTTAACCATTCTTCATGTTTTTAAAGAAATGAGTTTCTTGATGTGGTAAACTTATTTTCGTGAcatctaatataaatatatgttttgcGATTTTATTAGTCTGCTCAATAGAAGATTAAATTTGTATGTTTATCGAATTGATGAgtacaattttctctttttataaaaaaaatggaatctTATTTTCTCTCCTAACAGCATGAAATGATCACTTCTTCCTTAGAGAGGTAAATGCATAAATGAGGAgtaaaagtttaatgaatatttgCTAGTTGATTTGACTGGATATCTATTGCAGGCTACCATATATATAGAAGGAACTCCTTTCTTATCCAAATCTTAATACATTTAGTTCATTAAAATGCTAGGAGATTCACTTTTGGTTGACAGTTTCACTGAGAATCTTGATAGTTTCAGAATTTAGTAGATCTAGTGTACATTAGAGTGAATATTCCATCCCTAACATTCTGGTGAATGGTTAGTTGAGGAATATATGATTTTCTAGTCCAAATGTGCTGATATCTTGCGTATGTTTTTTGCAGGTTTGTTTGGAGAAAGAAGATTGAGCATGATATTATACAAGGTGTTTCAATTGATGTGTACTCCGTCAAAGCTGAGAAGCAAAAGCAAAAAGAAAGGATGGTATGTACTTTTAGGCCAACTTGTAGTGTTTGCGTGTGTATCTTGTGTTACTCCATTTTGTTCTAAAGCTTATATCTTCCTTTACATTGCCGTGAATCAAAACTGCATGTGTTATGGACTAGATTATGAAGATTGGGAATTAGGAACCATATTTATATCTAGCGACACTGTTCTTTTGTCTTTTCTCCCTAATATGTTTGGATTTTGAGATTCATTTAGCCACATCAGTAGTTTCTTGGAACAAATGATCTTTAACAACTGTGAGGGCATCGTTTTCTTGTGGTCTATATATTGCTTATTTTTCTAAATGGAGAATTTCTAAATGGAGTCTTATGTGCCTTGAATGAAATCACAAGACCTGTTAACAAGAACTTTTACAAGTCTTCTTGTAATAGCTCCAACATGAAGGAGCATTCTAAGGCACCATTTAGCTCCAAAGATTCCTCAAAAAGTTATGAAGAAGTCCTCACGTTGAGTGAagatatataaacataaaattatctTGTTACGAAGTGTGTATTATAGGTCCAGAATGTGATTAACTCTGGTGACCATATTCCTTAAATTTCAAGATTCAGTTCCTGTTGTTTTTCAAAAGGAAGATGAATCCTTAGCTCTTCCTACATTGTTAATGGAGTTGTCGCAGTTGTATCTGTAATTGTACCTGCAAGATAAGTATCCACTGTTACCTGAAGGTGAATCTCTCACCAAGTAATTGTGGTGGAAAGTTGGTCAACCTTGAGTCTCATGCAAGTGTTTGAACCCTGCTTTCTGTTCTATCATCTGGAAGATATTTGTTTACATCAATTTTCTTTCCGCTTCTCTGCTTGTTGTATCATATGAACacatatatgcatatatatattatatatatatatatatatatattcatgcaATATATTTCACTTTATCAAACAAGAtggattttttttccttttcttattgCTATTCTGCATTGGTGACTTTTTACTAGTctaattaattggattatgcATTTTTTCTTACTTATTTACTGTTCATATTGCTAATGCTCCTATGAAGCTTTATGTTGACAAATATGCTTTTGAGGATAATCATCTCATCCTTTTATGGCTTAATTTTTCAGGCAGAAATTGAGAAGGTGAAAAAGAGAAGGGAAGAAAGGGCTGTTGAGAAAGCAAGACATGAAGAAGAAATGGCATGTATCTTATACATTTTAAGTTTCAAGTGTTCACCTTTTTTCTTGTTGAATTTTACGCCAAAAGCTGGTAGCTTATGGAAGCCTGTTAAATTCTAGATTACAGATTATTCATTTCTTTGTCTGGCTGGGTGTTTCCTTGCATGTTGATGACACAAATCTTAAACCTCATTTTTTAGGCATTATTGGCTAGAGAGCGTGCTCGAGCTGAGTTCCAGGAttgggagaagaaagaagaagaggtAGAGCATTGAACTTGGTTTCCACGTTAAACCTTATCTTTCATCATGCATCTTTCTCCCCATTAATTTGTTACATCTTGAATCTACAGTTCCATTTTGACCAAAGCAAAATTCGGTCAGAGATTCGATTGCGAGAAGGACGTCTGAAGCCAATCGATATTCTTTCCAAACACCTCAATCCTTCTGATTATTTGGACATTGAAATAAATGAGCCATATGTGGTCTTCAAGGTAAAGTGCACTTGCAATTTTGCCTGGATGCTTCATGTTCTATTATTCATATGGACTCTCCCTTAGTGGTTCCTTCttctataattaatatattgaagcTGTTCTTCTGTAATGTCCAATGCTTCTGCAGTTTGGTTTACCACTATTTCAGATATAGATTGCAAagataatttgtattttttgcTGTAGTTATCATCACCGATTAAACATTCACTTAATCTTTTTTGGGAATTGAAAATGTGGCCACAAgggggttaagcacatagcccgcAACATTCACTTAATCTTGTTACAGCTGCAATTGGGATCTATGTACTCAATAAATGTACATGTCTTCATTTTAATATGCTGTTTGGTGCTAGAAGCACTCTGCACAATTTGGACTATTTTTGTCTCCAgcatgaaattattttttttacaatctaGCAGTTCTTTATTACTTTCTAAGGGAAAAGCTTTTGGAAGCCACTCATATGATCTAATGCTCATTATACCCCTTTCAAACATATATTTGGTGTGTATAGGGTTTGACAGTGAGAGATATGGAAGAACTTCGGGAAGACATCAAAATGCATCTGGATTTGGACAGAGCAACACCGTTGCACATAGAATATTGGGAGGTATTATTTATTTGCCTAGTTTCAATAAGATACTGCAATTATCTGTGCAATATTTTACTGTCATTCATGTTCAGTTTGAGCTTTCTGTTATATAATCTCATCTGGAGAGGAAAACTGTGGTCTTCTTATGATTTCAAAAGATCTCTTATTTCTTTCAAGCCATATCGTCCACATGACATGAATAAGGAACCGTTTCTTTTTTATCCTTATCTTCTTACACCCGTCCATCCACATTTCCTAGAATTCCATAACTGTCCTAGTAAATGACCCATTTTCATATTGAGTGAACTCCACAATAATGATAAATCAAATTTaggatcaaaataattatgaagAGAAGTGGATTCTTCCCAAACAAGGTCTAATAAGAGATGTTACATAACAGGCTCTCCTGGTAGTTTGTGATTGGGAGTTAGGTGAATCACGTAGAAAGGATGCGCTGGATCGAGCTAGGGTTCGTGGAGAGCAACCACCTGCTGAGTTGCTAGCGGAAGAAAGGGGTATGCATTCTAGTATTGAAGCAGATGTCAGGGACCTCTTACATGGAAAATCCTACGGGGAGTTGGAAGCCCTTCAGTCTCATATTGAATCAGAGATGCGTTCTGGCACAGCCAAGGTGGTTGAGTTTTGGGAAGCTGTTCTTAAAAGACTTGATACCTACAAGGCGAAGGTACATATTAATTTGTTGTTCAATGCATGCTTTATTTACTATGTATCAAGCTGCTACTAACAAACAGACTTCTTGATTGCAGGCCTGCTTGAAAGATATTCATGCTAAAATGTTGCGGATGCATTTAAATCGTCTTGAGCAACCTTTGGAAAGTGAAGATAATGTGGATTTGGACCATAATGTAAGGCCTGTAGAAGAAACAATCGATGAGGAAGAAATAGAAGGTATATAATAATCccttttacctttttttttccGAGAATATCCCTTCTCCctgtatatgttttttttttctatcccAGTTTGCTAGGACCAATATTCTAAAACGTATTCTTTTCAAGGCCATAAAAACATTTTCACCCTTCAATTTGCGTGATATGTCAAGTTCTCCCTTCAAGTTTTTTTTGTCAATCTGAGGCTTTTTGtcgaaaatgtaattttaattttgtacaGAAAAGGGTATTTTTAATAGCAAATGTTAAATTGGAGTCCACTCTTCAAGTATGACAAAAAGTCTCAAATTGACAAAAATTTCTAATTTGAAGGGTGGTTGCGTTATATCGTGTTGAGGTTCTAATTTGTCGTGTGGAAGGCATTGAACTGAGTAGAATTGATTTGAATATCTTGTGCAAATCGAAGGTCGATATAGGTTTTGGACCTTCATTTAGTTTTGTTAAAGTTGAAGGGGTGACAAAGAGGTagtttaaccctaaaatataaaGATACCACATAGATAGACTAGGTCAATTTGTAACTGTCTTATCGAAAACAATGACCTTTTGAACACCAATTAGCAATAACTGAAGTGCCACTAGATGAGTTCATCATTTATTCTTTATATCCCCTTTGAGAATCTCATGCAGAATAACAGTATCCTGTTTCATAAAACTTGAAAGACAGTTAGGAATGACCATATATATATGCATGGAAAAACTTGAAACATTTAGGAATGAGCATGAATATGATTGGAATAGTATTAGTAGTGAACATTTGGGGGACCAGTTGAGACGGTGAGATTCACATGTGTTAAGAAGAATATTCTCACATATTCTTGATACAAAAActagaataatattttgaatttatgccTGACTATATTTAGTTATTAACATTTCTATATGTGGAAATTGtgtctaaataaatttagtttccaAAACATTTACAGATCTGGATCCAGGTctagaaataaatataagatgTGTTTCCAAATGGTGTCTAATGAGTTGAGTTGTATATAGATAGTAGAATAGACTGCTAATGGTCCATGTGCATTTTAGATGAAGAAACCATCCTCTCCCCTGAGCCCATAAATGTTGAGGCTACTGAGGAAGAAGCACCACTacctgatgatgatgatgatgaggacGGATCATTTTCTCCACAGCTGTTGCATGGTGATGAAGATGAAGCAATTGATCCGGATGAGGATAAGCGCATGCTGGTAAGTGATTAATCTTCTTTGCTTGGCGTCTTCATGTGCCATTTTTATATGTAAGACTTAATCGAAAtgttaataatgttataaacaGGAAATGAAGCGAAAAGCTGTTGATGAACAAAGGCGAATGAAAGATACAATAGCCTCAAAGCCTTCTCAGCCTGATAATAACTTGGAGATTAAGGCAATGAAAGCAATGGGAGCCTTGGAGGAAGGTGACACAGTTTTCGGCTCAAACGATGAAATAGATCTTGACTCACAGGTTTGTTTGCCACTGgactttttgtttttgtttttctatttggAACCATGGCATTTTTTTTAGCTAATCTTCTGGTTGCAGGTTTACTGGTGGCATGACAAATACAGGCCAAGGAAGCCAAAATACTTTAACAGAGTTCACACAGGGTATGAATGGAACAAGTACAATCAGACTCATTACGATCATGACAATCCACCTCCGAAGATTGTACAAGGTTACAAATTCAATATATTCTACCCAGATCTTGTTGACAAATCTAAAGCCCCTGTTTACACCATAGAGAAAGATGGGGACAGTAGCGAGACCTGTATCATTAGGTTTCATGCTGGTCCACCATATGAAGACTTGGTAAGCCTTTTTGTCTCTTACTTTTTGTTACATGTTTAAAAAAGACCCTACTGACGCATGTTTGTTTGGCCAATGTGTCTACAGGCTTTTCGTGTTGTTAATAAAGAATGGGAGTACTCTCACAAGAAGGGGTTTAAATGCACCTTTGAGAGAGGAATATTACACGTTTATTTCAACTTCAAGCGATACAGATACCGTCGCTGAGCTTCATCGTTTGAAATGGGGTTATGTATGATTATAATATACTGATTAGGGTTTTCTCCTGACTGTAAAATTTAGTTTGGCTCAGTATCCATTCTCCCGTTATCATACCGTTATCATAAGACAGTTTTGGTTAATGTTTTGAACTCGTCTATGTTGGTAGAGTGAAAGTTGTTATGCTTCTGAGTTGGACATACACATTCTATTATggtttaacttgtttattatttattatgttttaaacaGAGATTAAATCGAGATTAATTGAGGT is part of the Impatiens glandulifera chromosome 1, dImpGla2.1, whole genome shotgun sequence genome and encodes:
- the LOC124946174 gene encoding cactin; this translates as MTAHGSSKSKRESSSSKKSGSLKRSRKDDDPKALSESDYESSPRHRSRDSSRRNSRRRRNQSKDSDYSGSDDDSGQGRKKRRSSSSRKITDEEIAEYMAKKAQKKAAKVAKKMKSQNVSGYSNDSNPFGDSNLGEKFVWRKKIEHDIIQGVSIDVYSVKAEKQKQKERMAEIEKVKKRREERAVEKARHEEEMALLARERARAEFQDWEKKEEEFHFDQSKIRSEIRLREGRLKPIDILSKHLNPSDYLDIEINEPYVVFKGLTVRDMEELREDIKMHLDLDRATPLHIEYWEALLVVCDWELGESRRKDALDRARVRGEQPPAELLAEERGMHSSIEADVRDLLHGKSYGELEALQSHIESEMRSGTAKVVEFWEAVLKRLDTYKAKACLKDIHAKMLRMHLNRLEQPLESEDNVDLDHNVRPVEETIDEEEIEDEETILSPEPINVEATEEEAPLPDDDDDEDGSFSPQLLHGDEDEAIDPDEDKRMLEMKRKAVDEQRRMKDTIASKPSQPDNNLEIKAMKAMGALEEGDTVFGSNDEIDLDSQVYWWHDKYRPRKPKYFNRVHTGYEWNKYNQTHYDHDNPPPKIVQGYKFNIFYPDLVDKSKAPVYTIEKDGDSSETCIIRFHAGPPYEDLAFRVVNKEWEYSHKKGFKCTFERGILHVYFNFKRYRYRR